The Huiozyma naganishii CBS 8797 chromosome 3, complete genome genome contains a region encoding:
- the UBP6 gene encoding ubiquitin-specific protease UBP6 (similar to Saccharomyces cerevisiae UBP6 (YFR010W); ancestral locus Anc_1.369), with product MSDQLTFNIKHAGKVHPISITGETTAGQLREQVESLTHVPQERQKYMVKGGLTDKSASDLSSVIKAGSTVMLLGTPDANLITKPKTASHFIEDLSPDQQVSRFNELPIGFKNMGNTCYLNATLQSLFRMDQLRELILNYDPKAFTNLNPQDEMHHKLILELKHCFESLKQKNYQSVLPIVLINVLRKVYPQFAERDPQAGFYKQQDAEELFTQLFHSMTVVFGDKFSEDFSIKFKTTVTDTQNPDDVTVKEDESDVKLQCHISGTTNFLRNGIFESLNEKIEKRSNTTGVNSIYNVEKKITKLPKYLTIQYVRFFWKRSSNKKSKILRKVVFPFQLDVSDILTPEYQQEKIKVRDELRTVDKLREEKQRDAKKRKLDGGATVTEGSFATPKEHSETEHALEASEKEYWRDEFKKHFPPDLQAGENPSCVYNLVGVITHQGANSDSGHYQAFIRDENDENVWYKFNDDKVSIVEKERVEALAGGGESDSALILMYQGFGL from the coding sequence ATGTCTGATCAACTTACATTTAACATCAAGCATGCTGGGAAAGTTCACCCCATTAGTATCACGGGGGAAACGACCGCTGGCCAGCTAAGGGAGCAGGTGGAATCGCTTACGCATGTGCCGCAGGAACGTCAGAAATACATGGTTAAGGGCGGATTGACCGATAAGAGTGCGAGCGATTTATCCAGTGTTATTAAGGCTGGTTCGACGGTTATGCTGCTGGGTACTCCAGACGCAAATTTGATTACGAAACCCAAGACGGCAAGCCACTTCATCGAAGACTTGTCACCGGACCAGCAAGTTTCGAGGTTTAATGAATTGCCAATTGGGTTTAAAAATATGGGGAACACATGCTACTTGAATGCCACATTGCAGTCTCTCTTCAGAATGGATCAGCTGAGGGAGCTGATTTTGAACTATGACCCAAAGGCGTTTACCAACCTTAACCCACAAGACGAAATGCATCACAAACTTATCCTCGAGTTAAAGCACTGCTTTGAGAGcttgaaacagaagaacTACCAGTCTGTGTTGCCAATTGTGCTCATAAATGTTCTTCGGAAAGTGTATCCCCAGTTTGCCGAGAGGGACCCTCAGGCCGGATTTTACAAGCAACAGGACGCAGAGGAACTTTTCACACAACTGTTCCACTCAATGACCGTTGTGTTTGGTGATAAATTCTCTGAGGACTTTAGtatcaaattcaaaacCACGGTGACGGACACACAAAACCCTGATGATGTTACTGTCAAGGAGGACGAGAGCGACGTTAAATTGCAATGTCATATTTCCGGTACGACCAACTTCTTAAGAAATGGAATCTTCGAGTCCCTGAATGAGAAGATCGAGAAAAGATCAAACACAACGGGCGTCAACTCCATCTACAATgtggagaagaaaattacGAAATTGCCCAAGTATCTGACTATACAGTATGTCCGGTTCTTCTGGAAGAGATCCAGTAACAAGAAGTCGAAGATTCTAAGGAAAGTTGTCTTCCCATTCCAGCTGGACGTCAGTGACATACTGACCCCAGAGTATCAACaggaaaaaatcaaagtgAGAGACGAACTAAGAACGGTGGATAAACTGAGAGAGGAAAAGCAACGCGATGCGAAAAAACGGAAGCTCGACGGTGGCGCCACTGTCACCGAGGGCTCCTTTGCCACCCCAAAGGAACATTCGGAAACCGAACACGCTTTAGAGGCCAGCGAAAAGGAGTACTGGCGGGACGAATTTAAGAAACATTTCCCTCCGGATTTACAAGCTGGCGAGAACCCATCGTGTGTATACAATTTGGTAGGAGTCATCACCCATCAGGGGGCCAACTCTGATTCGGGCCACTACCAAGCTTTCATCAGAGATGAAAACGACGAAAACGTTTGGTATAAAttcaacgacgacaagGTTAGTATAGTTGAAAAGGAAAGGGTGGAAGCACTGGCCGGAGGTGGTGAGAGTGACAGTGCGCTCATCCTGATGTACCAAGGTTTCGGTCTATGA
- the DIS3 gene encoding exosome catalytic subunit DIS3 (similar to Saccharomyces cerevisiae DIS3 (YOL021C); ancestral locus Anc_1.367) yields the protein MSTSVSTRKRLSEGLAVTQKVFIRSRNGNATKIVREHYLRNDIPCLSTACQKCSEIVVPNAANELPKFVLSADPMAIGLGKHYVVLDTNIVLLAIDLLENPSCFSDVIIPQIVLDEVRNRSYPVYLRLRALCRDSNETKRFIVFHNEFSEYTYINRQKDETINDRNDRAIRQTCEWYGEHLKETGIKIVLVSNDKLNREAAKSQDSDKYTTLNLNKYVDALPNGEEIKDLIPNVDPKTEASLNEEDLNEFTFPEYYSTARIMGGIRNGVLYQGNIQISEYNFLEGAVSLPSFSKPVLIVGQMNLNRAFNGDQVVVELLPESEWQAPSSVALDSEHFDVNDNPGNEGDEGDDVVASKNPIISDKQRRMLAKDAIQAQKAQKVRPTARVVAITRRSWRQYVGQIAPNSVDLQTAGTQNVFIILMDKCLPKIRIRTRRAAELLDKRVVISVDSWPANYKYPLGHFVRDLGTIESAQAETEALLLEHDVEYRPFSKKVLECLPEEGHDWKAPVSVDDIEANKADPLLAKRKDLRDKLICSIDPPGCVDIDDALHAKKLPNGHWEVGVHIADVTHFVKPGTALDAEGASRGTSVYLVDKRIDMLPMLLGTDLCSLKPYVDRFAFSVIWELDENADIINVEFHKSVIRSREAFAYEQAQLRIDDPKQQDELTLGMRALLQLSIKLKQKRLEAGALNLASPEVKVHMDSETSDPGEVEIKKLLATNSLVEEFMLLANISVARKIYDSFPQTAMLRRHAPPPATNFEILNEMLQRRKNMSISVESSKALADSLDRCEDPKDPYFNTLVRIMSTRCMMAAQYFYSGAYSYPDFRHYGLAVDIYTHFTSPIRRYCDIVAHRQLAGAIDYEPLSLDHRDKHKMDMICRNINRKHRNAQFAGRASIEYYVGQVMKNNESLESGYVIKVFNNGIVVLVPKFGVEGLIRLENLTDDTHSAEFDEVEYKLTFTSKDSKNRREVFVFDQVQVQVRSVLDPITNKRKAELILK from the coding sequence ATGTCTACCTCTGTATCTACCAGGAAGAGACTTTCTGAGGGCCTAGCTGTGACGCAGAAGGTTTTCATTCGGTCAAGAAACGGTAATGCCACCAAGATTGTGAGGGAACACTACTTGCGGAACGATATCCCGTGTCTTTCGACTGCCTGTCAGAAATGCTCTGAGATTGTTGTGCCGAATGCAGCAAACGAATTGCCCAAGTTTGTGCTTTCGGCGGACCCAATGGCTATTGGGCTCGGGAAACATTACGTTGTGCTAGATACAAATATTGTGCTTTTGGCGATTGATCTGTTGGAGAACCCAAGCTGTTTCTCGGATGTCATCATCCCACAGATTGTTTTGGACGAGGTCCGGAATAGATCGTACCCAGTTTATCTCAGATTAAGAGCTCTGTGTAGGGACAGTAACGAGACTAAAAGATTTATTGTCTTCCACAACGAGTTTTCCGAATACACGTACATCAACAGGCAAAAGGACGAAACCATCAACGATAGAAACGATAGGGCCATCAGGCAGACTTGTGAGTGGTACGGTGAACATTTGAAGGAGACTGGGATTAAGATTGTACTAGTGTCAAACGATAAGCTGAACAGAGAGGCAGCCAAAAGCCAGGATTCTGATAAATACACCACTTTaaatttgaacaagtacgTCGACGCTTTGCCAAACGGAGAAGAGATTAAAGATCTGATTCCAAACGTGGATCCTAAAACAGAGGCATCTTTGAACGAGGAAGACCTGAATGAATTCACTTTCCCCGAGTACTATTCTACCGCTAGAATCATGGGTGGTATTAGAAACGGCGTTCTGTACCAAGGTAATATCCAGATATCCGAGtacaatttcttggaaggTGCTGTGTCACTACCTAGCTTCTCGAAACCTGTTCTTATTGTAGGACAGATGAATCTGAACAGGGCGTTCAACGGTGATCAAGTTGTCGTTGAGTTGTTACCGGAATCTGAATGGCAGGCACCATCTTCAGTGGCACTTGATTCCGAACATTTCGACGTCAACGATAATCCAGGTAATGAAGGCGATGAGGGAGATGACGTTGTAGCCTCTAAAAACCCAATCATATCAGACAAACAACGTCGTATGTTGGCCAAGGACGCTATCCAGGCGCAGAAAGCGCAGAAAGTTCGACCAACTGCCAGAGTTGTTGCCATTACAAGAAGATCGTGGAGACAGTACGTTGGTCAAATTGCTCCTAACTCTGTTGACTTACAAACTGCCGGCACTCAGAATGTGTTTATAATTTTGATGGATAAGTGCTTACCAAAGATCAGAATAAGAACGAGACGTGCCGCTGAACTGCTCGATAAGAGAGTTGTAATCTCAGTTGATTCTTGGCCAGCGAATTATAAATACCCATTGGGGCATTTTGTAAGAGATTTGGGTACCATTGAATCTGCACAAGCGGAAACAGAGGCCCTACTACTTGAGCACGATGTCGAATACAGACCCTTCTCGAAAAAAGTGCTGGAATGTTTACCGGAAGAGGGACATGATTGGAAGGCTCCAGTGTCTGTGGACGACATTGAAGCTAACAAGGCAGACCCATTGTTGGCCAAGAGGAAGGACTTGAGGGATAAGTTGATTTGTAGTATTGACCCGCCAGGATGTGTTGATATCGATGACGCACTGCATGCTAAGAAACTGCCCAATGGTCATTGGGAAGTCGGTGTCCATATCGCCGATGTTACCCACTTCGTCAAGCCAGGCACAGCTCTAGACGCGGAAGGTGCGTCGAGGGGGACATCTGTCTATTTGGTCGATAAACGTATTGATATGTTGCCGATGCTGCTGGGTACAGACCTATGTTCATTGAAGCCATATGTTGATAGATTTGCCTTTTCTGTGATCTGGGAGTTGGATGAAAATGCCGATATTATAAATGTTGAATTTCACAAATCCGTAATTAGATCTAGAGAAGCATTCGCTTACGAGCAGGCCCAGTTAAGAATTGACGATCCCAAACAACAAGATGAGTTGACTTTAGGAATGAGGGCTCTATTGCAACTGTCTATCAAATTAAAGCAAAAAAGGTTAGAAGCTGGTGCTCTGAACTTGGCGTCACCAGAAGTTAAAGTCCATATGGATAGCGAAACCTCTGATCCAGGTGAAGTTGAGATAAAAAAACTACTGGCGACTAATTCATTGGTCGAAGAATTTATGCTGTTGGCCAACATTTCGGTTGCAAGAAAGATATATGATTCCTTCCCTCAGACGGCAATGCTGAGGAGACACGCTCCTCCACCGGCAACAAATTTCGAGATCTTGAATGAAATGTtgcagagaagaaaaaatatgtCGATCTCAGTGGAATCTTCGAAAGCGTTGGCAGACTCGTTGGATCGCTGTGAAGATCCAAAGGATCCGTATTTCAATACATTGGTGAGAATTATGTCAACGAGATGTATGATGGCTGCACAATACTTCTATTCGGGAGCTTACTCTTATCCTGATTTCAGACATTATGGTCTAGCTGTGGATATATATACGCATTTTACCTCTCCCATTAGACGTTACTGTGATATTGTGGCACACAGACAACTTGCCGGTGCGATTGATTATGAACCTCTAAGTTTAGATCACAGAGATAAGCACAAAATGGACATGATCTGTAGAAACATCAACAGGAAACACAGAAATGCCCAATTTGCGGGTAGAGCAAGTATAGAATACTACGTTGGCCAAGTCATGAAGAACAACGAATCTTTGGAATCCGGTTATGTGATAAAGGTGTTCAATAACGGTATTGTTGTACTGGTTCCTAAATTTGGTGTTGAAGGTTTAATTAGGCTGGAAAACCTGACAGACGACACACATTCCGCTGAGTTTGATGAAGTGGAATATAAACTTACATTCACATCAAAAGACTCTAAAAATCGGAGAGAAgtatttgtttttgatcAAGTGCAAGTGCAAGTTAGATCTGTCTTGGATCCAATCACAAACAAACGTAAGGCTGAACTAATATTGAAATAA
- the GCN20 gene encoding putative AAA family ATPase GCN20 (similar to Saccharomyces cerevisiae GCN20 (YFR009W); ancestral locus Anc_1.366), with amino-acid sequence MSSIGSQVRRAAASVDPIVTEYAVGYFNHLSKGTFDAVQAQQMDLDHEVKYVSDLLVNAGAPQDAVDKLAHNLLEQLSIQLKENKAKLDVTGDTSKRLLDINVLQSHNKKANINTSLNLLGVNNDIEHTGRKMETRVDLKKLAKAEQKIAKKVAKRNNKFVQYEASKLIGEQEEDNYDSFFLKINPLEFGSAAGKSKDIKIDAFDLYVGDGQRILSDAQLTLSFGHRYGLVGQNGIGKSTLLRALSRRDLNVPKHVSILHVEQELRGDETLALQSVLDADVWRKQLLTEEKKINERLKDIENLRAEFEEESLEIKKLDNEREDLEAHLLQIDEKLADMESDKAEARAASILYGLGFSKEAQQKPTNSFSGGWRMRLSLARALFCQPDLLLLDEPSNMLDVPSIAYLAEYLKTYPSTVLTVSHDRAFLNEVATDIIYQHNERLDYYRGQDFDSFYQTKEERKKNAQREYENQMAYRKHLQEFIDKYRYNAAKSQEAQSRIKKLEKLPVLEPPEVETSINFHFPDCEKLSPPIIQLQDVSFGYEEQSLLLKDVNLDVQMDSRIALVGANGCGKTTLLKVMMEQLRPTSGYVSRNGRLRIGYFTQHHVDSMDLNTSAVDWMSKTYPGKTDEEYRRHLGAFGITGTLGLQQMQLLSGGQKSRVAFAALCLNNPHILVLDEPSNHLDTTGLEALVDALKKFTGGVLMVSHDISVIDSVCNEIWVSEDGNVKKFGGSIFDYRDYIISSANAAGVVKKH; translated from the coding sequence ATGTCATCCATTGGCTCCCAGGTACGTAGAGCAGCTGCGTCTGTGGATCCCATTGTTACTGAATATGCAGTAGGTTACTTCAATCACCTTTCAAAGGGTACCTTCGATGCCGTCCAAGCGCAACAGATGGACTTGGACCACGAGGTTAAGTACGTCAGCGATCTCCTAGTGAACGCTGGTGCACCTCAAGATGCTGTAGACAAGCTGGCACACAatcttttggaacaatTAAGCatccagttgaaggagAATAAAGCGAAGTTGGACGTCACTGGTGACACCTCGAAGAGGTTGCTGGATATCAACGTCTTACAGAGCCATAACAAGAAGGCCAATATAAACACGTCGTTGAACCTTCTAGGTGTTAACAACGATATTGAGCATACCGGTAGAAAGATGGAGACAAGAGttgatttgaaaaaattggcTAAAGCGGAACAGAAAATCGCCAAGAAAGTGGCCAAGAGGAACAAcaaatttgttcaataTGAAGCTTCTAAATTGATTGGtgaacaagaggaggacaacTACGACtcattcttcttgaagattAACCCTCTAGAGTTTGGTTCTGCAGCTGGTAAATCCAAAGATATCAAGATTGACGCTTTCGACTTGTACGTTGGTGACGGGCAAAGAATTCTGTCTGATGCTCAATTGACCTTGAGTTTTGGTCACAGATACGGGTTAGTCGGGCAGAACGGTATCGGTAAATCTACACTACTAAGGGCCTTGTCTAGAAGAGATTTGAACGTCCCTAAGCACGTCTCCATTTTGCACGTCGAGCAAGAACTGAGAGGTGACGAGACTTTAGCTCTACAGAGTGTTTTAGATGCTGATGTCTGGAGGAAACAACTACTGacagaggagaagaaaattaACGAAAGGTTGAAagatattgaaaatttgAGAGCAGAATTCGAAGAGGAGTCCCTGGAGATTAAGAAACTGGATAACGAGCGTGAAGATTTGGAAGCGCACTTGTTACAAATTGACGAAAAACTGGCAGATATGGAATCAGACAAGGCAGAGGCAAGAGCGGCTTCTATCTTGTACGGTTTAGGTTTCAGTAAAGAGGCTCAACAGAAACCAACGAACTCCTTTTCCGGTGGTTGGAGAATGAGATTATCTCTAGCAAGAGCTCTATTCTGTCAACCCGATTTGCTGCTATTGGATGAACCTTCCAATATGTTGGATGTTCCATCCATCGCATACCTAGCAGAATACTTGAAGACGTACCCATCTACCGTTCTAACAGTCTCGCATGACCGTGCATTCTTGAACGAAGTTGCCACAGATATCATTTATCAACACAACGAAAGACTAGACTACTACAGAGGTCAAGATTTCGATTCTTTCTACCAGACCAAAGAAGAGCGGAAGAAGAACGCCCAAAGAGAGTACGAGAACCAAATGGCGTACAGAAAACATTTGCAAGAGTTTATCGACAAGTATAGATACAACGCTGCTAAATCCCAAGAGGCTCAATCCAGAatcaagaaattggaaaagCTCCCCGTTTTGGAACCGCCTGAAGTGGAAACCAGTATCAACTTCCACTTCCCAGACTGTGAGAAACTATCTCCACCCATCATTCAGCTACAGGATGTTTCCTTTGGCTATGAAGAGCAGAGTTTGCTATTGAAAGACGTGAATTTGGATGTTCAAATGGATTCAAGAATCGCGTTAGTGGGTGCCAACGGTTGTGGTAAAACTACATTACTGAAGGTTATGATGGAACAGTTGAGACCAACCTCAGGTTATGTTTCAAGAAACGGGAGATTGAGAATAGGTTACTTTACTCAACATCATGTTGACTCTATGGATTTGAATACTTCAGCAGTAGATTGGATGTCGAAGACGTATCCAGGTAAAACAGATGAAGAGTATAGACGCCATTTGGGTGCGTTTGGTATCACTGGTACACTAGGTCTTCAACAGATGCAGTTGTTATCCGGTGGTCAGAAATCGCGTGTTGCGTTTGCTGCACTGTGTTTGAACAATCCACATATTCTAGTCCTCGATGAACCTTCCAATCATTTGGATACCACAGGTCTGGAAGCTCTGGTAgatgctttgaaaaaattcacTGGTGGTGTTCTTATGGTTTCGCACGATATTTCCGTGATAGACAGTGTCTGTAACGAAATATGGGTCTCTGAAGACGGTAACGTTAAGAAATTTGGTGGTTCCATTTTCGATTACAGAGATTACATTATTTCTTCCGCGAATGCTGCAGGTGTTGTAAAGAAACATTGA
- the IGD1 gene encoding Igd1p (similar to Saccharomyces cerevisiae YFR017C and YOL024W; ancestral locus Anc_1.363) encodes MYSKQLKSEDFVNLKEAPKAKDSPTVGKYYGFQDPGEGPGVPRMLQRRSSTNYEDALNLREAAAANGGDTEIAPEDLGNKGMDLQNAKHDIQRDITQDNETSCFGICERVDMGDKVQHGSRGGNEETMRQEIFTKADYLDKDNERNFCMGTNASPPMFRRKSSFEYEDFKKDMYDRMKLFDD; translated from the coding sequence ATGTACTCTAAACAGTTGAAATCAGAAGATTTTGTTAACTTGAAAGAAGCTCCCAAGGCCAAGGATTCCCCCACGGTGGGGAAGTATTACGGATTCCAAGATCCAGGCGAGGGTCCCGGAGTACCTAGGATGCTACAAAGACGCAGTTCAACCAACTACGAAGACGCGTTGAATCTGCGGgaagctgctgctgctaaCGGGGGGGACACGGAGATCGCTCCAGAGGATTTAGGAAACAAAGGGATGGATCTCCAGAACGCCAAGCACGATATCCAGCGGGATATTACCCAGGACAATGAGACATCCTGTTTCGGTATTTGTGAGAGAGTAGATATGGGAGACAAAGTGCAACACGGGAGCCGCGGGGGGAATGAGGAGACGATGCGCCAAGAAATTTTCACGAAGGCAGACTATTTGGATAAAGATAATGAGCGGAATTTTTGTATGGGAACCAATGCAAGTCCTCCAATGTTCAGAAGGAAATCTTCGTTTGAATACGAggacttcaagaaagaCATGTACGACAGAATGAAGCTTTTCGATGATTAG
- the KNAG0C01980 gene encoding uncharacterized protein (similar to Saccharomyces cerevisiae YFR018C; ancestral locus Anc_1.361), with amino-acid sequence MLLFLHVVLTIFICVCGYDIDDYNLQYYSETLPSKLSLTNDSKHNLLLPFNTTRLPSSNESLEIREFIKSHFANNLDSEWIVEEDTHFENGLNFTNLIFTWNPTAASFIVLAAHYDTKFEPAGFIGAMDSAASCAIMMYAAEFMDEAFQHDSLLINHNMGLKIVFFDGEEAVKDWTPEDSLYGARHLAESWEKNKLLPRIEILILMDLIGGKTQVKIPSYYRQGHPYYQLLDSIEDAYLTTEFAEETSHHKELDVEDIAYLLINQVLIEDDHVPFYKKGVAPLHLIPTPFPPQWHTIDDDFDHLDQGEVNKWAVMMCECLHELFALPANVT; translated from the coding sequence ATGCTTTTGTTTCTACACGTCGTGCTGACGATTTTCATCTGTGTTTGTGGGTACGACATTGACGATTACAATTTACAATACTACTCAGAAACGCTTCCCTCAAAGCTATCTTTAACAAACGACAGCAAGCATAATCTATTACTGCCTTTCAACACTACGAGATTGCCTAGTAGTAACGAGTCCCTTGAAATCCGTGAGTTTATCAAGTCTCATTTTGCCAATAACTTGGATAGTGAATGGATTGTTGAGGAGGATACACATTTTGAGAATGGTTTGAATTTCACTAATCTTATTTTCACGTGGAACCCGACTGCCGCAAGCTTTATCGTTCTTGCAGCACACTACGACACGAAATTTGAGCCCGCGGGGTTCATTGGGGCCATGGACAGTGCTGCGTCCTGTGCTATCATGATGTACGCTGCAGAGTTCATGGACGAGGCATTCCAACACGACTCTCTTTTAATCAACCACAATATGGGGCTCAAAATTGTGTTCTTTGACGGAGAGGAAGCGGTGAAGGATTGGACACCAGAGGACTCCCTGTACGGGGCCCGTCATTTAGCAGAGTCATGGGAAAAGAACAAACTCCTGCCCCGTATTGAGATCCTTATCCTCATGGACCTAATCGGTGGGAAGACCCAAGTCAAGATCCCGTCCTACTACCGACAGGGCCACCCTTACTACCAACTACTTGACTCGATCGAGGACGCGTACTTGACCACAGAATTCGCGGAGGAAACGTCACATCACAAGGAACTTGACGTAGAGGATATCGCATACTTGCTCATAAACCAGGTTCTCATCGAGGACGACCACGTCCCCTTCTACAAGAAAGGGGTCGCTCCTTTACACCTGATCCCAACCCCCTTCCCACCACAGTGGCACACCATTGACGACGACTTCGACCATCTGGACCAGGGAGAGGTCAACAAGTGGGCTGTCATGATGTGCGAGTGCCTCCATGAACTGTTCGCACTGCCCGCGAACGTGACGTGA